In Pedobacter sp. W3I1, one DNA window encodes the following:
- a CDS encoding DUF1080 domain-containing protein: protein MNKKILLVWLAIVMLTNALFTVTALAQDKKDERTTTTRIADLLAQLPARDAAQLERNMKEVADLGEEGYVTLISGLTASAKGNNALIEYAVGGFTAYATKTGQQNLRNMAVSAYCKSLAKLSDKQNKAFIISQFDLVGNDAAVSCLTEYLTDEQLADEASRALAKIGTTSATNALLSGLSKANGKAKIAIVEVLGHTQAKAAAAAIAPLATGTDKALTKVSLYALANIGDASAKEILIKAAEQAGYKYDQTNAVAALLVYAQKTVAIDKTGVETIAKTILEKATADDQVNERIAALKLLSATQSDQQALLAAMTDKQFEFRAAAVKFAADGVNDANSAAWVSQLKKLDAQTQVSILDMLGNSKAKSALPAVLKLIKSDDQQVKRAAINTAVKLGQEEVIDDLLKLMGKGDTADIADISSGILRIKGESVAAKVGAYIPKAKPEVQVALINILAARAATSQMEVIYTALNSQKPEVRKAAFLSLQYVAVAENKAQLFDLLNKTTYPGELTAIQDAIIASVKGTADKAAQTNAILQQMANTPADKKLLFYKVLGSLGGQQSLKSVSEAYATGDDVTKKAAIEALSSWSDAGSTDALIGIARTTTNPDFLNQAIVGYLTLVRNTKYPAEQRLLLLRNAMAVAKTPAQQQQILKDTEQAKCFNAIVFAGQYLDNTTLQQAAANAVMNITMAGTYNGDIVKGLLNKTISVITGGDAGYQKEGMRKYISEMKAGEGYVQVFNGKDLSGWKGLVADPIKRSKMDEKTLAEAQAKADAEAKESWKVINGELQFQSHGNNLATVKKYGDFEMLVDWKIIDDKKGEGDAGIYLRGTPQVQIWDLSRTKVGAQVGSGGLYNNQTNESKPLKVADNKLDEWNTFRILMKGDRVTVYLNGQLVTDNVILENYWDRSLPIFAEEQIELQAHGSPVAYRDIYIKEIPRPKPFELSAQEKKEGYKILFDGTNMHSWTGNTTDYVIEDGNIAIRPKPGKGSGGNLFTKEEFSDFIYRFEFQLTPGANNGLGIRAPLEGDAAYAGMELQILDNDAPIYKDLKVYQYHGSVYGTIPAKRGFLKPTGEWNYEEVIAKGSKIKVILNGTVILDGDIEPFKKNGTPDHQEHPGLLRESGHIGFLGHGSPVQFRNIRIKDVSKKASAQKETDAKAAGKKK, encoded by the coding sequence ATGAATAAAAAAATATTATTGGTGTGGTTAGCGATTGTAATGCTTACAAATGCATTATTTACGGTAACGGCGCTAGCCCAGGATAAAAAAGACGAGAGAACTACCACCACACGTATTGCCGATTTATTGGCACAATTACCAGCAAGAGATGCAGCGCAGCTAGAACGTAACATGAAAGAAGTTGCCGATTTAGGCGAAGAAGGATACGTAACCTTAATCAGTGGTTTAACGGCTTCTGCAAAAGGAAATAACGCCCTTATTGAGTATGCAGTAGGTGGTTTTACTGCCTATGCGACCAAAACCGGCCAACAGAACTTAAGGAATATGGCTGTCAGTGCCTATTGCAAATCATTGGCTAAACTATCGGATAAACAGAATAAAGCATTTATCATCAGTCAGTTCGATTTAGTAGGAAATGATGCTGCAGTATCTTGTTTAACAGAATACCTTACTGACGAACAATTGGCTGACGAAGCATCGAGAGCACTGGCTAAAATTGGCACCACCTCTGCTACAAATGCATTGCTTAGTGGCTTGAGTAAAGCAAACGGCAAAGCAAAAATTGCCATTGTAGAAGTATTGGGGCATACTCAAGCTAAGGCGGCAGCCGCTGCTATAGCGCCATTGGCTACCGGAACAGACAAAGCATTAACCAAGGTAAGTTTGTATGCCCTGGCGAATATTGGCGATGCATCTGCTAAAGAAATTTTAATAAAAGCTGCTGAACAAGCGGGTTATAAATACGACCAAACCAATGCGGTTGCAGCTTTATTGGTGTATGCACAAAAAACCGTAGCAATCGATAAAACCGGAGTAGAAACCATAGCGAAAACAATTTTAGAAAAAGCAACAGCTGATGATCAGGTAAACGAACGTATTGCGGCCTTAAAATTACTTTCAGCAACCCAAAGCGATCAACAGGCCTTGTTAGCTGCAATGACCGATAAACAGTTCGAATTCCGTGCAGCTGCGGTTAAGTTTGCGGCTGATGGGGTAAATGATGCCAATAGCGCAGCCTGGGTAAGCCAGTTAAAAAAGCTTGATGCCCAAACCCAGGTTTCTATTTTAGATATGCTGGGGAATAGCAAAGCAAAATCTGCATTGCCAGCCGTACTCAAATTAATCAAAAGCGACGATCAGCAGGTAAAACGGGCTGCAATTAATACAGCTGTTAAACTCGGACAGGAAGAAGTTATAGACGATTTGTTGAAGTTAATGGGCAAAGGAGATACAGCAGATATTGCGGACATCTCTAGTGGCATTTTAAGAATAAAAGGTGAAAGTGTAGCCGCCAAAGTTGGTGCTTATATACCAAAAGCTAAACCAGAAGTACAGGTTGCCTTGATTAATATTCTAGCCGCCCGCGCAGCAACAAGCCAAATGGAAGTTATTTATACTGCACTAAACAGTCAAAAGCCTGAAGTGAGAAAAGCAGCATTCCTTTCCTTACAATATGTTGCTGTAGCAGAAAATAAAGCGCAATTGTTCGACCTTTTAAATAAAACCACATATCCTGGCGAACTTACTGCCATACAAGATGCCATTATTGCTTCGGTAAAAGGAACAGCAGATAAAGCGGCACAAACCAATGCTATCCTTCAGCAAATGGCTAATACACCGGCCGATAAGAAATTGCTGTTTTATAAGGTGCTGGGCAGTTTAGGTGGTCAGCAATCGTTAAAATCAGTGTCAGAAGCGTATGCCACAGGCGACGATGTGACCAAGAAAGCGGCAATTGAAGCGCTCTCCTCATGGTCGGATGCAGGTTCAACCGATGCATTGATCGGTATTGCCCGTACAACTACCAATCCAGACTTTCTGAACCAGGCCATTGTGGGATACTTAACTTTAGTAAGAAACACAAAGTATCCTGCCGAGCAGCGTTTATTACTCTTGCGCAATGCGATGGCAGTGGCCAAAACCCCGGCACAACAACAGCAGATCCTTAAAGATACCGAACAGGCCAAATGTTTTAATGCGATAGTATTTGCCGGTCAGTATTTAGATAATACAACTTTGCAACAAGCTGCGGCAAACGCGGTGATGAATATTACCATGGCCGGAACTTACAATGGCGACATTGTAAAAGGCTTGTTAAATAAAACCATTTCGGTAATTACAGGAGGCGACGCCGGCTATCAGAAAGAGGGGATGCGTAAGTATATTTCTGAAATGAAAGCAGGAGAGGGCTACGTACAAGTGTTTAACGGCAAAGATTTATCTGGTTGGAAAGGGCTTGTAGCCGATCCGATCAAAAGATCAAAAATGGATGAAAAAACCCTAGCCGAAGCACAGGCAAAAGCTGATGCCGAAGCGAAGGAAAGCTGGAAAGTGATTAATGGCGAACTACAGTTTCAAAGTCATGGTAATAACCTTGCTACCGTTAAAAAATATGGCGATTTTGAAATGTTGGTAGACTGGAAAATTATCGACGATAAAAAAGGAGAAGGCGATGCAGGTATTTACTTACGCGGTACACCGCAGGTACAGATCTGGGATCTTTCCCGCACAAAAGTTGGTGCTCAGGTAGGTTCCGGTGGTTTATACAACAATCAAACCAACGAAAGTAAGCCGCTTAAAGTAGCCGATAATAAGTTAGATGAGTGGAATACATTCAGAATCTTAATGAAAGGCGACCGTGTTACCGTTTATCTGAACGGACAATTGGTTACTGATAATGTAATCTTAGAAAATTATTGGGACAGAAGCCTGCCGATTTTCGCAGAAGAACAGATCGAACTACAGGCACATGGATCGCCAGTGGCCTACCGCGATATCTACATCAAAGAAATTCCCCGTCCAAAACCTTTTGAGCTGAGTGCACAAGAGAAAAAAGAAGGATACAAAATATTGTTCGATGGAACCAATATGCATAGCTGGACGGGTAATACCACCGATTACGTAATTGAAGATGGAAACATCGCCATCCGGCCAAAACCAGGTAAAGGATCAGGCGGTAACTTATTCACTAAAGAAGAATTCAGCGATTTTATTTACCGTTTCGAATTTCAGTTAACCCCTGGTGCAAACAATGGTTTAGGTATCAGAGCCCCGCTAGAAGGAGACGCAGCTTATGCCGGAATGGAATTACAGATACTGGACAATGACGCCCCAATTTATAAAGATCTGAAAGTGTACCAGTACCATGGTTCGGTTTACGGTACTATCCCTGCCAAAAGAGGATTTTTGAAACCTACCGGCGAGTGGAACTACGAAGAGGTAATTGCAAAAGGATCTAAAATTAAAGTGATTTTAAATGGCACCGTCATTTTAGATGGCGATATCGAACCATTTAAGAAAAATGGAACACCAGATCATCAAGAACACCCAGGTTTATTACGCGAAAGCGGACATATCGGCTTCCTGGGTCATGGTTCTCCTGTACAGTTCCGTAACATCAGGATTAAAGACGTAAGCAAGAAAGCGTCAGCTCAAAAAGAAACAGATGCAAAAGCTGCTGGTAAAAAGAAATAA
- a CDS encoding Gfo/Idh/MocA family oxidoreductase encodes MKTKEEPQKEQNPRRDFIKKTAIGLAAFTIVPRYVLGGQGYLAPSDKLTKAVIGVGGMGRGHFGYEGTQVVAICDVDQNHLKQAAAMLDKGVKTFSDYRELIQLPEVDIVHIATPPHWHGIMAVDAANAGKDIWCEKPMTHTIGEGKRVVEAVKQHGRMFRLNTWFRFKDTFYGMGTTVKPIKKLVDSGMLGWPLKVTVSKHTGYDWKFYWVGKDHLEPQPVPPELDYNAWLGPAPYKPYNAHRVHQTFRGYWDYDGGGLSDMGQHYIDPIQYFLGKDDTNPISVEVDAPQQHTDAVGIWRRITYTYADGCQIILDGEGKDTNVPYIEGPKGKLYPGFKSDIPDLERKLSQFPDPDPEIVEFSESVRTRKKFALNEENGHRSCNIVNIGLAALRLGRSLKFDPVKQEFVDDEAANRLINPVMRAPYSI; translated from the coding sequence ATGAAAACTAAAGAAGAACCACAAAAAGAACAGAACCCCAGACGCGATTTTATCAAAAAAACTGCAATTGGCCTGGCCGCATTTACTATTGTGCCCAGGTATGTATTGGGCGGGCAAGGATATCTTGCACCAAGTGATAAATTAACTAAAGCCGTAATCGGTGTTGGGGGGATGGGCAGAGGCCATTTTGGCTACGAGGGTACCCAGGTAGTAGCCATATGTGATGTGGATCAGAACCACCTGAAACAAGCTGCGGCAATGTTAGATAAAGGTGTAAAAACATTTAGTGATTATAGAGAACTTATACAATTACCTGAAGTAGATATTGTACACATTGCCACCCCGCCACACTGGCATGGTATCATGGCTGTAGATGCCGCGAATGCAGGAAAAGATATTTGGTGCGAAAAACCAATGACCCACACCATAGGCGAAGGAAAACGAGTGGTAGAGGCGGTAAAGCAACATGGTAGAATGTTCAGACTCAATACCTGGTTTAGGTTTAAAGATACTTTTTACGGGATGGGAACAACTGTAAAACCGATTAAAAAATTGGTAGATAGCGGCATGCTGGGTTGGCCATTAAAAGTAACCGTAAGTAAACATACCGGCTACGACTGGAAATTTTACTGGGTGGGCAAAGATCACTTAGAACCACAGCCTGTACCACCAGAATTAGATTACAATGCATGGTTAGGCCCTGCACCATACAAACCTTATAATGCACACCGTGTACACCAAACTTTTAGGGGTTATTGGGATTATGATGGTGGCGGATTAAGTGATATGGGACAACACTATATCGACCCGATACAGTATTTCCTTGGTAAGGATGATACCAACCCCATTTCGGTAGAGGTTGATGCACCACAACAACATACCGATGCTGTAGGCATTTGGCGCAGGATTACTTATACCTATGCCGATGGCTGCCAAATTATTTTGGATGGTGAAGGAAAAGATACCAATGTACCTTATATAGAAGGTCCAAAAGGTAAATTGTACCCAGGGTTTAAATCTGATATTCCTGATCTGGAGCGTAAACTGTCACAATTCCCTGATCCCGATCCGGAGATTGTAGAATTTTCAGAATCGGTAAGAACACGGAAAAAATTCGCTTTAAATGAAGAGAACGGACACCGTTCGTGCAACATTGTAAATATTGGTTTGGCTGCCTTAAGATTGGGAAGATCGTTGAAATTCGACCCGGTTAAGCAAGAATTCGTAGATGATGAGGCTGCTAACAGATTAATTAATCCCGTAATGCGTGCACCATATTCTATTTAA
- a CDS encoding ROK family protein, protein MNLNLLNNLIPDTKDKQSIQKHKLIKHLFNLGASSVSTLCEIMEMSTPSILKLLISLIGKDWVEKKGYGVSIGGRKPDLYRLKDKKILILCIDIELFHTKIAIIDNNYNFVLDVKTVLVPISKSRTDFFNILDTHLQDILKSAGIQRKQFIGCSVGMPGLIDAEKGENYSYFLSDGENIPLTAAFEKMLNMPVVIQNDVNGSSMAEFTHGMAKGKKNVLVLLMDWGVGLGIIMDGKLRQGTCGFSGELGHMPFVENGALCYCGKHGCLETIASGNALSEMAREGILSGKNSMLSNLSNEELERIEPALIIKAANKGDQYAIQLLSNVGTHMGKGIAVLIQLFNPELIILSGKIAGAKQYITLPMQQAINTYCMTQIREKTTIVSSELGENSRLLGYAATGIDQFLGAYTKKVKKLKK, encoded by the coding sequence ATGAATCTTAATCTATTAAATAACCTAATACCAGATACCAAGGATAAGCAATCGATTCAAAAACACAAGCTCATCAAACACCTTTTCAATTTAGGCGCTTCTTCAGTTTCTACTTTATGCGAAATCATGGAAATGAGTACGCCAAGTATTCTGAAGCTTCTGATTAGCTTGATTGGTAAGGACTGGGTAGAAAAGAAAGGCTATGGTGTATCTATAGGCGGGCGAAAACCGGATCTTTATCGTTTAAAGGATAAAAAGATTCTGATTCTTTGTATTGATATTGAATTATTTCACACTAAAATAGCCATTATTGATAACAACTATAATTTTGTGCTCGATGTTAAAACTGTTTTGGTCCCCATTTCAAAAAGCAGGACCGATTTTTTCAATATTTTAGACACTCACCTTCAGGATATCTTAAAATCGGCAGGCATTCAGCGTAAGCAGTTTATTGGCTGTAGTGTTGGTATGCCAGGCTTAATTGATGCTGAAAAGGGAGAAAATTACAGTTATTTCTTAAGCGATGGTGAAAATATTCCTTTAACGGCCGCATTTGAAAAAATGCTAAATATGCCTGTAGTGATCCAAAATGATGTGAATGGCTCATCAATGGCAGAGTTTACCCACGGAATGGCCAAGGGCAAAAAAAACGTACTGGTATTGTTAATGGATTGGGGCGTGGGTTTAGGCATTATAATGGATGGTAAGCTAAGGCAGGGCACCTGTGGCTTTTCAGGAGAATTGGGTCACATGCCTTTTGTTGAAAATGGTGCACTTTGTTACTGCGGAAAACACGGCTGCCTCGAAACTATTGCATCGGGAAACGCCTTATCAGAAATGGCCAGAGAAGGTATCTTATCAGGAAAAAACTCGATGCTCAGTAATCTTTCAAACGAAGAACTGGAAAGAATCGAACCCGCATTGATCATTAAAGCAGCCAATAAAGGTGATCAATACGCCATTCAGCTGCTCTCCAATGTCGGCACACACATGGGTAAAGGAATAGCCGTTCTTATCCAATTATTTAATCCGGAACTGATTATTTTAAGCGGCAAAATTGCCGGGGCCAAGCAATACATCACCTTACCCATGCAACAAGCAATAAATACTTATTGTATGACCCAAATTAGAGAAAAAACAACGATAGTTTCTTCGGAGTTGGGCGAAAACTCCAGGTTATTGGGATATGCGGCAACAGGCATTGATCAGTTTTTAGGAGCGTACACCAAAAAAGTAAAAAAGCTTAAAAAGTAA
- a CDS encoding alpha/beta fold hydrolase, translating to MEAYKKAGHEKVNGINMYYEIYGEGEIPLVLIHGGGSTIQSSFGRLIPFLAKSGRVIALELQAHGRTSDRDEAESFEQDAKDVRTLLNQLKITKANFLGFSNGGTTTLHLAAHHPAVVNKIIVISANYQREGLIEGFYNGFADATIDHMPEPLKTAFLAVNPDQNALQTMFEKDKQRMLDFTDLSDDDLRGITSDTLLMVADRDVIKPEHVVKMSRLIANAQLVILPGVHGAMIGENLNPDVSNKTIEITAHLVETFLNK from the coding sequence ATGGAAGCCTATAAAAAAGCAGGACATGAAAAGGTAAATGGCATTAACATGTATTATGAAATTTACGGTGAGGGAGAAATCCCACTTGTACTAATCCATGGTGGTGGTTCTACTATTCAATCTTCATTCGGCAGACTTATTCCGTTTTTGGCAAAATCTGGTCGGGTTATAGCTCTTGAGCTTCAAGCCCACGGTCGTACCAGCGACCGTGACGAGGCAGAATCTTTTGAGCAGGATGCAAAGGATGTGCGTACTTTATTAAATCAGTTAAAAATAACAAAAGCCAATTTCCTGGGCTTTAGTAATGGAGGAACAACAACTTTGCACCTCGCCGCACACCATCCCGCTGTGGTAAATAAAATCATTGTCATTTCGGCCAATTACCAGCGTGAGGGTTTAATTGAAGGCTTTTATAATGGCTTCGCCGATGCCACCATCGACCACATGCCCGAGCCGCTTAAAACAGCTTTTTTAGCCGTAAATCCTGATCAAAATGCACTACAGACGATGTTCGAAAAAGACAAACAGCGTATGCTTGATTTTACCGACCTGAGTGATGATGATTTGAGGGGAATTACCTCAGACACGCTTTTAATGGTGGCCGATCGGGATGTAATCAAACCTGAACATGTGGTTAAAATGTCGAGATTGATTGCAAATGCGCAGCTGGTTATTTTGCCAGGTGTGCATGGCGCTATGATCGGCGAAAACCTTAATCCGGATGTAAGCAACAAAACGATTGAGATTACGGCACATCTGGTGGAAACTTTTTTAAATAAATAG
- a CDS encoding GNAT family N-acetyltransferase codes for MEHVLDNPIYYALTSGHGHIAKGLDEVKYYTEDITAFAGLKDNSQENLNTLYQISPANSLFVFFSKTPVEIPKEWKLLTHIDMFQFIFRGKEAPTADATGITDLDLEHVTEMIDLVELTKPGPFLAKTIELSNYTGIFVDGKLAAMAGHRFHPSPYREVSAVCTHPDHLGKGYAFKILQEQIKRILLRSEIPFLHVRNDNEGAIKLYHKLGFKIRTDMIAYVIKKEA; via the coding sequence ATGGAACACGTATTGGATAATCCAATTTATTATGCCTTAACATCCGGACATGGCCATATTGCAAAAGGCCTTGATGAGGTAAAATATTATACTGAAGATATCACCGCATTTGCCGGTTTAAAAGACAATTCGCAGGAGAATTTAAACACCCTTTATCAAATCAGCCCTGCGAATAGCCTTTTCGTGTTTTTCTCAAAAACACCGGTCGAAATACCTAAGGAATGGAAATTGCTAACCCATATCGATATGTTTCAATTTATTTTCCGCGGCAAAGAAGCGCCAACAGCAGATGCAACGGGAATAACAGACCTTGACCTGGAGCATGTTACAGAAATGATCGACTTAGTAGAACTAACTAAACCAGGACCATTTCTGGCCAAAACCATCGAGCTTAGTAATTATACAGGCATATTTGTTGATGGGAAATTGGCAGCTATGGCTGGCCACCGATTTCATCCCAGCCCTTACCGTGAAGTAAGTGCGGTTTGTACGCATCCTGATCACTTAGGCAAAGGTTATGCCTTTAAAATTTTACAGGAACAGATTAAACGCATATTGCTCCGTTCGGAAATACCGTTTTTACATGTTAGAAATGATAATGAAGGGGCCATCAAACTTTACCATAAATTGGGTTTCAAGATCAGGACGGATATGATTGCCTACGTCATTAAAAAAGAGGCTTAG
- a CDS encoding CDGSH iron-sulfur domain-containing protein has protein sequence MSKTKLTINNNGSVKIEGDFEIVDRNGNTYGLQGREVLSICRCGLSKNKPFCDGSHNGHFEHEAIAFDLPPKKV, from the coding sequence ATGTCTAAAACAAAACTTACCATTAACAATAACGGCTCAGTTAAAATTGAGGGCGATTTCGAAATTGTAGATAGAAACGGAAACACTTATGGCTTACAGGGCAGAGAAGTACTTTCGATCTGCCGTTGTGGTTTATCAAAAAACAAGCCTTTTTGCGATGGTTCACATAACGGCCATTTTGAACATGAGGCAATAGCTTTCGATCTTCCTCCAAAAAAGGTTTAA
- a CDS encoding AraC family transcriptional regulator: MSNQEKRPKILYSCYARKSSEGEQFIPNHSLGLVIAGTSEIFIGGEKFVFSDGDFRFFRRNQLARYTKYPPAGREFKSISINIDQDILHSISNEYDLHMQKANHDLKGLALEANSLLKNYIDSIWPYLDGNNGSNQALIDLKVKEAVMILLQTNPVLKDVLFDFSEPGKIDLEAYMNANYKFNVDINRFAYLTGRSLATFKRDFEKIFNLSPNRWLQKKRLNDAYYLLTEKGWKSSDVYLEVGFKDLSHFSFAFKKAYGMAPSRVGV, translated from the coding sequence ATGTCAAATCAAGAGAAACGTCCCAAGATCCTGTATTCCTGTTATGCCCGGAAAAGCAGCGAGGGTGAACAATTTATTCCCAATCATTCGCTGGGGTTGGTTATTGCCGGTACATCAGAAATTTTTATCGGAGGAGAGAAGTTCGTGTTTTCAGATGGAGATTTTCGTTTTTTCAGACGGAATCAATTAGCCCGGTATACCAAGTACCCACCAGCAGGCAGGGAGTTTAAATCCATTAGCATTAACATTGATCAGGATATTTTGCACAGCATCAGCAACGAATATGATCTGCACATGCAAAAAGCCAATCATGATCTTAAAGGTTTAGCACTCGAAGCAAACAGCCTGCTGAAGAATTATATCGATTCGATATGGCCGTATCTGGATGGAAATAATGGATCGAACCAGGCTTTGATCGATTTAAAAGTTAAAGAGGCGGTAATGATTTTATTGCAGACCAACCCGGTATTAAAAGATGTGCTTTTTGATTTTTCTGAACCTGGAAAAATTGATCTGGAAGCATATATGAATGCCAATTATAAGTTCAATGTAGATATTAATCGTTTTGCTTATTTAACAGGAAGAAGTTTGGCTACGTTTAAAAGAGATTTTGAGAAGATTTTTAACCTTTCGCCTAACCGCTGGTTGCAGAAAAAACGGTTGAATGATGCCTATTATCTCTTAACGGAAAAAGGCTGGAAATCTTCCGATGTGTATCTGGAAGTTGGTTTTAAAGATCTGTCACATTTCTCTTTTGCCTTTAAAAAAGCTTATGGCATGGCACCATCAAGGGTAGGGGTTTAA
- a CDS encoding oxidoreductase translates to MKKVWFITGSSRGLGRDLTAQVLAKGDLVAATARNTAALKDFVEEYPDQIFPLTLDVTDYDQVHLAVESAVAHFGKIDVLVNNAGFGIVGAAEAFTEEQVRSQLETNLYAPIEITRAVLPFMRKQRSGRILQISSIGGRVGNAGVSIYQAAKFGLSGFSEALAKEVVDLGIYVTSVEPGGFRTDWAGASMSYAPSVEGYESTVEKRSDFFQSGNFVPMGDPQKAAKAMLALVENPEPPIHLVFGSEAIGMLKHADAARTAEMEKWMEVSLSTDHDDAENFLATDLGKSFTKK, encoded by the coding sequence ATGAAAAAAGTTTGGTTTATAACCGGTAGCTCCCGCGGATTGGGACGTGACCTAACAGCACAAGTATTGGCAAAAGGCGACTTAGTTGCGGCAACAGCAAGAAATACAGCCGCTTTAAAAGATTTTGTAGAAGAATATCCGGATCAGATTTTTCCGCTCACTTTAGATGTTACCGATTACGATCAGGTACACCTGGCGGTAGAATCGGCTGTAGCCCATTTTGGTAAAATAGATGTTTTGGTTAACAATGCTGGTTTTGGTATTGTTGGTGCAGCCGAGGCTTTTACTGAAGAGCAGGTGCGCAGTCAGTTGGAAACAAATTTATATGCACCGATCGAAATTACAAGAGCTGTATTGCCATTTATGCGCAAGCAACGTTCCGGTAGAATCCTTCAAATCAGCTCGATAGGCGGGCGCGTAGGTAATGCCGGAGTAAGCATTTACCAGGCTGCAAAGTTTGGACTGAGCGGCTTTAGTGAAGCGCTGGCAAAAGAAGTAGTAGATTTAGGTATTTATGTAACCAGTGTAGAGCCTGGCGGTTTTCGTACCGATTGGGCTGGTGCCTCAATGTCATATGCACCTTCTGTTGAAGGGTATGAATCTACCGTAGAAAAACGCTCAGATTTTTTCCAAAGTGGTAACTTTGTACCGATGGGCGATCCGCAAAAAGCAGCGAAAGCCATGCTGGCACTGGTAGAAAACCCTGAACCGCCAATACACCTGGTATTTGGAAGTGAAGCTATTGGAATGTTAAAGCATGCAGATGCTGCGCGAACAGCAGAAATGGAGAAATGGATGGAGGTGAGTCTATCAACAGATCATGATGATGCTGAGAATTTTTTAGCGACTGATCTTGGTAAATCTTTTACCAAAAAATAA